The following are encoded together in the Onychostoma macrolepis isolate SWU-2019 chromosome 03, ASM1243209v1, whole genome shotgun sequence genome:
- the tcf20 gene encoding transcription factor 20 isoform X1 — protein sequence MQNFPNSPVPLHPAFSRGGSVVGSPYQPHPSDLQISPRNSEDYAAIQQAQPTLQSHGQHLHLRSQQHLLHAPSIHGYGSRRTTGEMTPGNAHSGGGGGSSYRKDSVDYYFSVGGRERSRRGGAAYGAGFRYSNVDGHAPHQYHLPGSGSSSGMISPYSIDYGSGSASAVGSSNSSGAGSFSPSQQYSLAHAASVQSGAQMHQRQHGQKYQGLHQGQHQRTYPLSGNRIPPQFGHYAPLNATSGSTGMYNSPPQRYDASSSSSSSTDAKINNSPTQSNPNTHTSSSASNSCENMGQSYTSSAYSPQSQSLHKHAPHSQRPSQHSTGAGYDLSLKMQHQGHLHTKLPHSSVSSSPALPSHPSQDLAKSPMHSQSQQPHIHQNFSPISNPSPAPSAVQSPSCSSSSSPLMGSSEGNSAATHLQPSSHPSVSNARSSQSHGRLLQAVPQLSPTPNSNSSISSCGSGVGTKATVLNHGAGGGHAAVSQNRMGLSLRGGPGEDGSLYPHDKVLQDPGLNSLNALTSQVENLPNTVQHMLLTDTVLPQKKSRDSAHHLQMQQGSQSLPVNQNKSGNSSSSGQASVNEESSEMLEAKGLQQVERKRIRQASGTSNESEPQSFPSSQSQMLSEASQKVLDLQVNTGVISTASKQPSQAKTPETLTPSSSSPPSIHPSAEPSPKQPVYPPAPPSPIHSAHPNCVAEKDLCNDDDNGMKGCQIKMIKDEESEVENADPSCDRENSENRLSVPPTKDEAETDAQQFESLSKNVNVSEQHNVGGVGVIVSARSEVNTESSKHTGAKSPRYGVSHYSNKHRNPGDHRDVNVLRETRNHNGEGEMCMETYVSQYDISPKQEFGQNSQPSIQSHPASFKYSNPEVHYNAAKSKGKLGLASSMGTDRCQNYHQLQASYGPIGRKEIGVFAMEGGRAIVSRSQDSSSQFQQSFPSLLQEVLQGHHLDRRYGRPDQTSSVHQQPQDASQHRYQARLPYSMVENLSSHALGSQTLISGLNIKFSQMASGKPPNSSQNQGPDNDIVLGPPHPSWDSEAHKPNVTHGISLEKGKTSLSPSQSSHMQQSLDLTTGVPSKHINLADYSLQHRKPSRYGTSPSAVEQLLLQEAEPLACGVGPISHTQSQTSSGRRSVICDVSPSRRTTPERERGHSGTSGHSVIQQPFSSSGSNEQEGCKEEIKAKKAQNKEDSLKTETAGQNTDGYCSTPPSKESNKPLHPPVGVDSDIEKTSSAKGNSEATSNLPYILQMSSNPLSSPPRHQSISQAVDGFRAYGFSDTMDGPKMISLPTPHQPFHTVSAYSKTTQSTNKLQVFPQSLPPHERPDWTPDRQRLRGMDRHIPQRLSEQKCKSQASSDILPSQHHLSRQHSYPGSHFDMKMWDTYPEREGAGQPTTVPHEHVGSQPVTNAGPKLGEEDMSDKSVDDTAKSFHSLAPVGAISPAGHTSKTNQVIQQGQRATKTGTSAETNPLIMRRRVRSFISPIPAKRQHQDVPGQRPGSAYHSPLSQSHSDSRLATSNCSGSTDAQPKLPSPKTQHSISSASSPPQSKAKFVPPRKGHGLKLEAIVRKITPGVKKNDFNNSHVESDFSEGSHYTSDMPDTEGGTSFSSVPQGEEACLSYLDDSHTLDDLMPYRAVEDAFSCDSQTLKPGATASSTSALRSLPKDFDFGLGAAGSSGSLGESDKDDFTLLGPLPPAPPLPCPVQGSPPPSSSALSDIQQFTNTYQQLETRRGEQSAANLLRQKLQETGMGFDDYPGGDYYGTTTGHSQSPGHHLLSRAAQHQMTSLRLTCSESKPSDSLVPKGYFPSGKKKGRPVGSVNKQKRAQAQIQNAATSIPAASLPSPTAEPQSVPIPDTASEVTQVSTPPDQKPCPSLTPPAQTQVVKVDVESEETQPELDVKPARHRQKKGKEDNETPGDQRRRRRGMASKEKLDTQASSRGNISPCGIFSDARSNVFAPYIHVEKKIAEIGAVCTIINADDEKSKGGGKAGHLAVDGPLNTPVSSQLVRKEKENERTKENWVSEPVDSALQSGKTLPTSGYVLPGPVISETGQAGRLLCCLCQKWANYKHLGDLYGPFYPAEYAAKLPKNQPQVRQTLSYHGAATTGFSMTSIPTETTPQDTILQDPQNVKSSTDSDCTVSQATNPTSPATTIGTVSPSVGEEMPFQNAKTSSSTSKVMAHTWDPAAELTSGLGTSKAQELDAEIILKQLHVENTQQRPQHRKLTSHPRFKRRHKSSEDLPRTVPINSKASLPFQPPPPSLDSLGPMAQLAQLPLVPLDPEELWVHEGCIVWTSGIYLVNGRLYGLQEALDGARDTSCSHCEMVGSTLGCYSKGCTLRYHYLCAIEADCSLNEDNFSLRCPKHKSSRAVKPGAAVACLEQSERG from the exons aTGCAGAACTTTCCCAACAGTCCAGTTCCTCTTCATCCGGCGTTTAGCCGGGGAGGAAGTGTCGTCGGTTCCCCGTATCAGCCCCACCCTTCGGACCTTCAGATATCTCCCAGAAACTCAGAGGACTATGCGGCCATACAGCAAGCTCAACCTACCCTGCAGAGTCATGGGCAGCACCTGCACCTGCGGAGCCAACAGCATCTTCTACACGCTCCTTCTATACACGGCTATGGATCCAGAAGAACAACTGGAGAGATGACGCCGGGAAACGCTCAcagtggaggaggaggagggagctCTTACCGTAAGGACAGTGtggattattatttttcagtggGTGGACGAGAAAGAAGCAGAAGAGGTGGAGCAGCATATGGCGCGGGATTTAGATACTCAAACGTGGATGGACATGCGCCTCATCAGTACCACTTACCTGGTTCAGGGTCATCCTCTGGAATGATTTCTCCCTACTCTATTGATTATGGCTCCGGCAGTGCCTCTGCAGTTGGGAGTAGTAATAGCAGTGGCGCTGGTTCGTTTTCTCCTTCCCAGCAATACAGTTTGGCTCATGCTGCTTCAGTACAATCAGGTGCTCAGATGCATCAACGGCAGCATGGTCAGAAATATCAAGGATTGCACCAAGGTCAGCATCAGCGGACATACCCGCTTTCTGGAAACAGAATCCCCCCTCAGTTTGGACACTACGCCCCCCTTAATGCAACCTCAGGCTCTACTGGAATGTATAACTCCCCACCGCAAAGATACGACgcgagcagcagcagcagcagcagcacggATGCCAAAATTAATAACTCTCCCACTCAGTCTAATCCAAATACTCATACAAGTTCGTCTGCTTCAAACAGCTGTGAGAATATGGGACAAAGCTACACATCGTCGGCATATTCGCCACAATCTCAGTCCCTTCACAAGCATGCCCCCCATTCCCAGCGTCCCTCTCAGCACAGCACTGGAGCAGGTTATGACCTCTCCCTCAAAATGCAGCACCAAGGACACTTGCACACCAAACTGCCCCATTCCTCTGTGTCCTCCAGCCCTGCTCTGCCTTCACACCCCTCTCAAGACCTTGCCAAATCTCCTATGCACTCCCAAAGTCAACAGCCTCACATTCATCAGAACTTCAGTCCCATATCTAATCCTTCTCCTGCTCCGTCTGCCGTACAGTCTCCGAGCTGCAGCTCCTCTTCGTCTCCACTAATGGGGAGTTCTGAAGGAAACAGTGCCGCTACTCATCTGCAGCCATCGTCACACCCCTCTGTTTCAAATGCTCGCAGCAGCCAAAGCCACGGACGTCTTCTGCAGGCCGTACCTCAGCTGAGCCCCACTCCCAATTCAAATAGCAGCATCAGTAGTTGTGGTAGCGGCGTAGGCACTAAAGCAACTGTTTTGAACCACGGTGCAGGGGGTGGTCATGCTGCCGTGAGTCAGAACCGTATGGGACTAAGTCTTCGGGGCGGTCCAGGGGAAGATGGCTCCCTGTACCCTCATGACAAAGTCTTGCAGGACCCTGGTCTAAATAGCCTCAATGCTCTGACCTCTCAAGTGGAGAATCTACCTAATACAGTGCAGCACATGCTTCTAACAGACACTGTGCTGCCCCAGAAGAAGAGCAGAGACAGTGCACATCACCTCCAGATGCAGCAAGGTTCTCAGTCTTTACCTGTCAACCAAAACAAATCTGGAAATTCCAGCTCCAGTGGTCAGGCATCAGTGAATGAAGAGAGTTCTGAGATGCTGGAAGCAAAAGGGCTTCAACAAGTAGAACGTAAGAGAATTAGGCAGGCAAGTGGAACAAGCAACGAATCTGAGCCACAAAGCTTCCCATCATCACAGAGTCAGATGCTGTCGGAAGCGAGTCAAAAAGTATTGGATCTCCAGGTCAACACTGGAGTCATTTCAACAGCTTCAAAACAACCGTCTCAAGCAAAAACACCAGAAACCCTGACTCCCTCCTCTTCTTCACCTCCGTCAATTCATCCTTCTGCAGAGCCCAGCCCAAAACAACCAGTATATCCCCCTGCTCCGCCATCTCCTATTCACTCAGCACATCCAAACTGTGTGGCAGAAAAAGACCTTTGTAATGACGATGATAATGGAATGAAGGGATGCCAGATCAAAATGATAAAAGATGAAGAAAGTGAAGTTGAAAATGCAGATCCTTCCTGTGATAGAGAGAATTCAGAGAACAGACTGTCAGTCCCACCCACAAAGGATGAAGCAGAGACCGATGCACAGCAATTTGAAAGTCTGAGTAAAAATGTGAATGTTTCAGAGCAACATAATGTTGGGGGTGTTGGAGTTATTGTCTCTGCTCGATCTGAAGTGAATACTGAATCAAGCAAGCACACAGGAGCCAAATCCCCACGTTATGGTGTTTCTCATTactcaaacaaacacagaaatcCTGGGGACCACCGTGATGTGAATGTCTTAAGAGAGACTAGAAATCACAATGGAGAAGGGGAGATGTGCATGGAAACCTATGTGTCACAGTATGATATTTCCCCTAAACAAGAATTTGGCCAAAACTCTCAACCCTCTATTCAGTCTCACCCGGCATCGTTTAAATACAGTAATCCTGAGGTACATTATAATGCTGCAAAGAGCAAAGGAAAGTTAGGACTAGCGAGTAGTATGGGCACAGATAGATGCCAGAATTATCATCAGCTGCAGGCCAGCTATGGGCCTATTGGCAGGAAGGAGATTGGTGTTTTTGCTATGGAGGGGGGGAGGGCTATCGTCTCAAGAAGTCAGGATAGCAGTTCTCAGTTTCAGCAATCGTTTCCAAGTCTTTTGCAAGAAGTGCTCCAGGGTCATCACTTAGATAGACGCTATGGCCGTCCCGACCAGACATCTAGTGTTCACCAACAGCCTCAAGATGCATCGCAGCACCGTTATCAAGCTAGACTACCTTACAGTATGGTTGAAAATTTGAGTTCACATGCACTTGGCTCTCAAACACTTATAAGTGGACTTAATATCAAGTTCAGTCAAATGGCCTCTGGAAAACCACCAAATTCAAGCCAAAATCAGGGACCAGATAATGATATTGTTTTAGGCCCTCCTCATCCCTCTTGGGATTCTGAAGCACATAAGCCCAATGTGACTCATGGGATCTCTTTGGAAAAAGGCAAGACCAGTCTGTCTCCCAGCCAGTCCTCCCACATGCAGCAGTCTTTAGATCTCACAACAGGAGTCCCTTCAAAGCACATTAACTTGGCTGACTATTCTTTGCAGCACAGAAAACCATCCAGATATGGTACCTCTCCTTCCGCTGTGGAACAATTGCTTTTACAGGAAGCTGAGCCATTGGCATGCGGTGTAGGTCCTATCAGTCACACTCAATCTCAGACATCCTCAGGAAGGCGCTCCGTAATCTGTGATGTGTCCCCTTCTCGACGAACAACaccagaaagagagagaggacacTCTGGGACCTCTGGACACTCAGTCATTCAGCAGCCATTTTCTTCATCTGGATCCAATGAGCAAGAAGGTTGCAAGGAAGAAATAAAAGCAAAGAAAGCACAAAACAAGGAGGATTCGTTAAAGACTGAAACTGCAGGTCAGAACACCGATGGTTACTGCAGCACGCCACCCAGTAAGGAATCTAATAAGCCCCTTCATCCCCCTGTAGGTGTTGATTCTGATATAGAAAAGACCAGCAGTGCCAAAGGCAACAGTGAAGCCACCAGCAACCTgccatatattttgcaaatgtCCTCAAATCCCTTGTCCTCACCACCAAGGCACCAGTCTATCTCGCAGGCTGTTGATGGTTTCAGAGCATATGGTTTCAGTGACACCATGGATGGACCAAAAATGATCTCCCTTCCTACACCTCATCAACCATTCCACACAGTATCAGCATATTCTAAAACCACACAGTCTACTAACAAGTTACAAGTGTTTCCACAGAGTTTACCTCCTCACGAGAGACCCGACTGGACTCCTGACAGACAAAGGCTAAGAGGAATGGACAGGCACATTCCTCAGAGACTTTCTGAACAGAAGTGTAAATCCCAAGCTTCAAGTGATATTCTGCCTAGTCAGCATCACCTATCTCGACAGCACTCTTATCCCGGTTCACACTTTGACATGAAAATGTGGGACACTTATCCTGAAAGAGAGGGAGCTGGACAACCCACTACAGTTCCTCATGAGCATGTCGGTTCTCAGCCAGTCACAAATGCTGGCCCCAAACTTGGAGAAGAGGACATGTCAGATAAGAGTGTGGATGACACGGCCAAATCTTTCCATTCACTGGCTCCAGTTGGTGCTATTAGCCCTGCTGGGCACACTAGTAAGACTAACCAAGTGATTCAGCAGGGGCAGAGAGCAACCAAAACTGGAACATCGGCTGAAACCAACCCTTTAATCATGAGAAGGAGAGTTAGGTCTTTTATTTCTCCTATTCCAGCAAAGAGGCAACATCAGGATGTTCCAGGTCAGCGACCAGGATCAGCTTATCATTCCCCACTATCTCAATCCCACTCTGATTCTAGACTTGCAACCAGCAATTGTTCTGGCAGTACTGATGCTCAGCCAAAATTGCCatctcccaaaacacaacattcTATATCCAGCGCTAGTTCACCTCCTCAGTCCAAAGCAAAGTTTGTGCCCCCAAGAAAGGGTCATGGTCTAAAACTTGAGGCGATTGTGCGGAAAATTACTCCCGGTGTGAAAAAAAATGACTTCAACAATAGTCACGTGGAATCTGACTTCTCTGAGGGATCTCATTACACCTCTGATATGCCAGACACTGAGGGTGGTACATCGTTTTCCAGTGTTCCTCAAGGAGAGGAGGCATGCTTATCTTACCTTGATGATTCTCATACTCTGGATGATCTTATGCCATACAGAGCAGTTGAAGATGCGTTCTCCTGTGATTCTCAGACCCTCAAACCAGGTGCAACAGCTTCTAGTACTAGTGCCCTCAGAAGTTTGCCAAAAGATTTTGACTTTGGATTAGGTGCTGCTGGATCTTCAGGGTCATTGGGTGAAAGCGATAAGGATGATTTTACTTTGTTAGGACCCCTTCCACCAGCTCCTCCATTACCTTGTCCTGTACAGGGATCCCCTCCTCCATCTTCTTCTGCACTGTCTGACATACAGCAGTTCACAAACACTTATCAACAGCTGGAAACTCGACGAGGTGAGCAGTCGGCTGCTAACCTGCTGAGACAGAAACTTCAAGAGACTGGCATGGGCTTTGATGATTACCCAGGTGGGGATTACTATGGAACCACCACTGGCCATAGTCAGAGCCCTGGACACCACCTTCTGTCCAGAGCAGCTCAGCACCAGATGACTTCTCTCAGGTTGACATGTTCAGAGTCTAAACCATCAGACAGCCTTGTCCCCAAAGGTTATTTTCCATCAGGTAAGAAAAAAGGTCGCCCAGTGGGCAGTGTGAATAAGCAGAAACGTGCCCAAGCACAAATTCAGAATGCAGCAACAAGCATACCTGCAGCTTCTCTTCCCTCACCCACAGCTGAACCTCAGTCTGTCCCAATCCCAGACACTGCAAGTGAAGTGACCCAAGTATCAACTCCACCTGACCAGAAACCCTGTCCGTCTTTGACACCTCCTGCTCAAACCCAGGTGGTGAAAGTGGATGTAGAGAGCGAGGAGACCCAGCCGGAGTTAGATGTGAAGCCTGCTAGACATAGACAGAAAAAGGGGAAAGAGGACAACGAGACTCCTGGCGATcagagaaggagaagaagaggGATGGCTTCCAAAGAGAAGCTGGACACTCAGGCGAGCAGTAGGGGAAACATCAGCCCGTGTGGAATTTTCTCAGATGCCAGGAGTAATGTTTTTGCTCCTTACATACATGTGGAGAAAAAGATTGCAGAGATTGGGGCTGTCTGTACAATCATTAACGCAGATGATGAAAAGTCTAAAGGTGGGGGCAAAGCTGGTCACTTGGCGGTAGATGGCCCATTAAATACCCCTGTGTCATCTCAACTTGtgagaaaagaaaaggaaaatgaaAGGACAAAAGAAAACTGGGTTTCAGAGCCAGTTGATTCTGCCTTGCAGTCAGGGAAGACACTTCCTACGTCTGGATATGTTCTGCCAGGACCTGTGATATCAGAGACTGGACAAGCTGGTCGGCTCCTTTGCTGCCTTTGCCAGAAATGGGCCAACTACAAACATCTCGGGGATCTCTATGGTCCTTTTTACCCAGCTGAGTATGCAGCCAAGCTCCCTAAGAATCAACCTCAAGTGCGACAAACCTTGTCCTATCATGGGGCAGCTACCACAGGTTTCAGTATGACATCCATTCCGACAGAAACGACTCCCCAGGATACGATATTACAGGACCCTCAGAATGTCAAGTCATCTACAGATAGCGATTGCACAGTAAGTCAGGCAACAAACCCAACATCCCCAGCCACCACCATTGGCACAGTCTCTCCCAGCGTGGGTGAAGAAATGCCTTTCCAGAATGCTAAGACAAGCAGCTCCACCTCAAAGGTGATGGCTCACACCTGGGATCCAGCTGCAGAACTGACGAGCGGGCTGGGTACATCAAAAGCTCAAGAACTGGATGCTGAAATCATACTGAAGCAGTTGCACGTTGAAAATACACAGCAAAGGCCCCAGCACAGAAAACTGACATCCCATCCACGCTTCAAACGAAGACACAAGTCCAGTGAAGATTTACCTCGAACTGTCCCCATCAACAGCAAAGCCTCCCTGCCCTTCCAGCCCCCGCCGCCCAGCCTGGACTCTCTGGGCCCCATGGCCCAACTGGCCCAGCTCCCACTCGTGCCTCTGGACCCCGAGGAGCTGTGGGTGCACGAGGGCTGCATCGTTTGGACCAGTGGCATATACCTGGTCAATGGGAGACTGTATGGCCTTCAGGAGGCACTAGATGGTGCTAGAGATACA AGCTGCTCTCATTGTGAGATGGTGGGCTCCACACTTGGCTGCTACAGTAAAGGCTGCACGCTGAGGTACCACTACCTTTGTGCCATAGAAGCAG ATTGCTCTCTAAATGAAGACAACTTTTCTCTGAGGTGTCCAAAGCACAAG AGCAGCAGAGCGGTCAAGCCTGGAGCGGCGGTGGCGTGTCTGGAGCAGTCGGAgcgaggatga